CCGGACTGCCCGGCGACCTGGTCTACGTCGCCATGGTCGAAAGCGGTTTCGATCCCCGGGCTCGCTCCCGGGATGGCGGCGCGGGCCTGTGGCAACTTTCTCCGGCGGACGCGGAACGTTACGGACTGACCCGGAACGATGAGATCGACGAGCGTTACGATCCGGAGAAGTCCACACGCGCGGCGGCGGCGAGGTTCAAGGACCTCTACCTGCGGTTGGGCAGTTGGGACCTCGTTCTGGCGGCCCATCATGCCGGGTCAGAACCCGTGCAGCGGGCGGGGAACCTGAGTCTCTGGAACATGAGACTGCCCGGCCGATCGATCCCCTTCGTCGCCTTCGTCATGGCATCGGCCATTATCTCCAAGTCGCCTGAAGTATACGGATTCGAACCCCTGGGCGGCCTGCCGGTGATCCACGAGTCCGTCCCGGTGCAGCGCGCCATGGTACTGGAAGAAGTGGCCGAGGGCATGAAAGTCCAGGTCGAGAAGCTGCGTGAACTGAATCCGGAATTGCGGCGCTGGAAGGCCGTGCCGGGGTTCGATCTCAACGTGCCGCTGGGTACCAAGCGTGCCTACGCCGCGTGGGCCGGTATCGAACCGCCCGGACCCGATCCTTCCGAAATGACGTTTTACCGGGTCCGGCGAGGAGACACGCTGGGGCGAATTTCCCGCCGGTTCGGCGTGCGCACAGGGGATATCATCACCGAGAACAACATACGCCGACCGAACCGGTTGAGGATCGGCCAGGTGCTCGCCATACCGCTTTTCGGGTCATCGATCCGTTCGTCGAATCAATCCATTGCCAACCGAAGGCCCCGGGACGTGCCGCCGCCCGATCTCGCGACCCATCAGGTCATCTCCTACCGGATCAGGCGCGGCGATACGCTGGCGCGCATCAGCAGGAGATACGGCGTCTCCATGGCCAACCTGCAGGACTGGAACAAGCTGAACAACCCGGGAGATATCATCGCGGGCCGCAGCCTGACCATCTACGTTCCGCGTCCGAGCAGCACCGCGAGCGACGGTTCGACGCCGACCGGAACGCCCGGGACGGGAGGATCGAACCGCGGTGAGGGCGGAGCGGTGGCATCCGGTGCCATCATCTACACCGTAAAACCGGGCGACACCCTCTGGGATATCGCACGGGCCCACAATGTGACGGTGAGCGCCCTGCGCAGGACGAACGGATTGGGCACCCGCGCCGCTATACATCCCGGAGACCGGCTCCGCATCAACCCTTCCGACTCTTAAAAGTCATTGACATTCTTAAACTAACGTGATATTTTGGTCACGGATATTCAGGTCCGGAGACGGTCCGGTATTGAACCCGAATTCAAACGTGACGCGGGATAGCGGAGCGTTGCCATGGCGCGAAAATCTGACTGGATTATCGGTGGCCTGCTCGGTGGCGGGGTACTGGTTATCGCTATCGTCATGCTGCTGCTTATTGCCGGTCCCATGCTGAGCAGCGACAGTTCTCTTTCCGGCATGGGCGGCGGCCGGGTCGCGCTGGTCGAAGTCCGGGGTGCGATCACCCGGGGCGATGACACGGTCAGGCAGATCGTCAAGCACCGCGAGGACGATTCCGTACGGGCTATCGTGGTGCGTATCGACAGTCCCGGCGGCGCCGTAGCCCCGACGCAGGAGATCTTCGACGAGTTGCGCAAGACCCGGGAAGCGGGCAAGATCATCGTGGCTTCCATGGGCAGCGTGGCGGCATCGGGCGGGTACTACATCGCCTGCGCGGCCGATTCCATCGTGGCCAACCCCGGCACCATCACGGGTAGCATCGGCGTGATCACCGTCGCACCGAGTGCGGAGGATCTGCTCGAAAAGATCGGTATCGACTGGCAGGTCGTCAAAAGCGGCCGGCACAAGGACATAGGTTCACCGAGCCGCAGCATGACCGACGAGGAAATGGGGATCGTCCAGTCCGTCGTCGACGACGTATACTACCAGTTTGTCGGCGCGGTAGCCAGCTACCGGCCGCTTTCCCTCGAAGAGGTGGTCGAGCGGGCGGACGGACGGATCTACACCGGAAACCAGGCGCTGCCCCTGGGTCTCGTGGACCGCCTGGGGACCTACCAGGACGCGATCGCCCTGGCCGGCAGGATGGCCGGCCTTTCGGAAAAGCCCAACGTAGTCCGTCAGCGGCCGAAGACGTTTTTCGAGATGCTGATGGATAACATGGAGATGATGACCGGTCTGTATTCACCGGGCGTCGTCGAATACCGGTATCGATAATGCGGCAACATCTACGATCAAGGAGATTGGTATGACTAAGGCCGATATCGTGGCTCGCATCGCACAATCCACCGGGATGACCAAGGTGGACACCGCGGAAGTGCTGAACGCGTTGCTGGATTCGATCTCATCCGCGCTGGGAAGGGGCGAGAAGATCGAACTGCGTGGATTCGGCATTTTCAAGGTGAAGGAAAGAAAGGCGCGCGTCGCCCGCAATCCGAAAACCGGTACGGGGATCCGGATTCCACCGTGCGTGGTGCCGGTTTTCAAACCGTCAGACCATCTGAAAAACCGAGTACAGAAGGAAAACTAACCCAAGGGAGACAGACGTGCCGAGTGGTAAGAAACGCAAGCGGTCGAAGATCGCTACCCATAAGCGCAAGAAGCGCTTGCGGGCCGACAGGCATAAGAAGAAGTAAGATCGGCGGTCAACCGGCGGCCAGACGGTTGCCTTCGAGCCTTTGAAAGCAGCGGGTGTCCTCCTCGGGACGCTCCGCCGGTCCTGCGCCGTCCTGCCCCGAAGTCCTACCTCGCACCGGAAAAATCCTCGCCGATGTAGAGATCCGTGAAGATCACGGTCTTGCCGCCGAATCGGTTGGTTTTGAGTCCCCTGAGCCACGGCTTGAAGAGGTGGTTCGCCATGGGATGGAAGACGAAGGCGGCCCCCGCCTCCTCGACCAGAGTGCGTTCGGCCCGGCGGATGATTTCCGTCCGCCGTTCAGGATCCAGTTCCTGGTCCGCCGCGTCCAGCAACGCCTCGAATTCCGTGTGTTCGAAATCGTGGCGGC
The window above is part of the Gemmatimonadota bacterium genome. Proteins encoded here:
- a CDS encoding LysM peptidoglycan-binding domain-containing protein, which gives rise to MLSTICTVNRSIPTSSLYTLGRLTICLFLLLASPVLLHAAPIDAEDTPTDAASISASVLIYAPFQFPDTSATTATATANAPANTNTPAIEGDLGITIDSAEEDKGLASGSAVPDAVSVADTDLEEQSGTAGFSLLVPYLDEFDRVEAPEPPWPDFGRFDVPISYNDRVKKAIHVLRGEASGVFAGWLGRTNRYRAMIQSILSRSGLPGDLVYVAMVESGFDPRARSRDGGAGLWQLSPADAERYGLTRNDEIDERYDPEKSTRAAAARFKDLYLRLGSWDLVLAAHHAGSEPVQRAGNLSLWNMRLPGRSIPFVAFVMASAIISKSPEVYGFEPLGGLPVIHESVPVQRAMVLEEVAEGMKVQVEKLRELNPELRRWKAVPGFDLNVPLGTKRAYAAWAGIEPPGPDPSEMTFYRVRRGDTLGRISRRFGVRTGDIITENNIRRPNRLRIGQVLAIPLFGSSIRSSNQSIANRRPRDVPPPDLATHQVISYRIRRGDTLARISRRYGVSMANLQDWNKLNNPGDIIAGRSLTIYVPRPSSTASDGSTPTGTPGTGGSNRGEGGAVASGAIIYTVKPGDTLWDIARAHNVTVSALRRTNGLGTRAAIHPGDRLRINPSDS
- the sppA gene encoding signal peptide peptidase SppA; translated protein: MARKSDWIIGGLLGGGVLVIAIVMLLLIAGPMLSSDSSLSGMGGGRVALVEVRGAITRGDDTVRQIVKHREDDSVRAIVVRIDSPGGAVAPTQEIFDELRKTREAGKIIVASMGSVAASGGYYIACAADSIVANPGTITGSIGVITVAPSAEDLLEKIGIDWQVVKSGRHKDIGSPSRSMTDEEMGIVQSVVDDVYYQFVGAVASYRPLSLEEVVERADGRIYTGNQALPLGLVDRLGTYQDAIALAGRMAGLSEKPNVVRQRPKTFFEMLMDNMEMMTGLYSPGVVEYRYR
- a CDS encoding integration host factor subunit beta — encoded protein: MTKADIVARIAQSTGMTKVDTAEVLNALLDSISSALGRGEKIELRGFGIFKVKERKARVARNPKTGTGIRIPPCVVPVFKPSDHLKNRVQKEN